The Sphingomonas sanguinis nucleotide sequence GCGGCTGCTCCATCTGGCGGGGCGCGATCGGGTGGAGACGGGGGCGATGGCCCGCATCGTCTATGCCGCCGATCCCGTGGCCGTTGCGCCGGACGCGGTCGCTGCGCTGGCGGGGCAGATCGTCCTCATCCACTCGGCACGGGCCGCCGCGCGGCTGGCCGAACTGGTCGATCGGGCGGCCTTGCCCCGCGCCGCCGTCGCGCTGGTCGCGATCAGCGCCAATGCGGCGACGGCGGCAGGGTCGGACTGGCGGACCGTCGCCATTGCCGAGGCACCGCGCGACGATGCCATGGTCGCCGCCGCGCAGGCGTTGACCCGAGCCGCCGCCACGGGGATAAGCGGGGTATGAACAATTTCGCGCCTTCCGACCGACCGCCGACGCGCGGCCCCCGAAAGGGCGCGACCGTCGCGCTGGTCCTGATCGCCTTTGTCGCGGGGCTGCTGCTGATGGCCTATGCGATGCGCAACCTGTCCTGGTTCGACGCGACCGGCACCGCGCCCCAGGCCGTCACCGCCAAGCCCGGCGGCACCATCGGGACGCCCAAGGAAGCCACCCGCACCGATCCGATGGCGCTCGCCACGCGCGAGGCGCAACTGGCCGCGCAACTCGCCGCGCTGGAGACGCGCGCCGCGACGCTGGCCACCGACGCGACGGCGGCGGGCGCGCAGGCGGGCCGCGCCGAATCGATCCTGGTCGCCGCCGCCGCACGCCGCGCGGTCGATCGCGGCCAGCCACTCGGCTATCTGGAGGAGCAGCTCCGCACCCGCTTCGGCACCAGCGAGCCGCGCGCCGTCGCCGTGCTGATCGTCACCGCCCGCCAGCCGGTCACGCTGGAGACGCTGCGCCAGGGACTCGACACGCTGGCCCCCGATTTGGTGGTCGATGGCAGCAATGGCTGGTGGGAAGGGCTGCGGCAGGAGATCGGCCGCCTGATCGTCATTCGGGAGGCCAGCGCGCCCTCTACCAACCCCAGCGAGCGGCTGGCGCGGGTCCGTCGCCTGCTCGATGGCGGTCAGGTGGATGCCGCACGGGCCGAGGTGGCGCGCCTGCCCGGTGCCGCCGCCGCGCAAGCCTGGCAACAGGCCGCGCTTCGCTATGTCCGCGCGCGCCAGGCGCTCGACCTGATCGAGAATGCCGCGCTCGTCACCCCGCCTGCGGCCCCGCCCGCCCCCATCGTGACGACCCCGGTGCCGGGCACCCCGCCCGCCGACGGACCTGAGGCCACGACCGCCCAGGCCACGCCGCACAACAGCCCCGCGCCCGCCGCCGCGCCGACCATCTGAATCGCTGTCCATCCGGGAAATTCCCGGATGCCGTTCCGCGCTGACGCGGTACAGGGATTATCGTGATGACGGCGTCGTTTAGCCCTTCCCTATCGGCCCGACCGATGGTCCCCGTGGCAGTGGTGCGGTTCGACCCGCGCGTCTTTCTGCCCCGTCGGCCGGACTGGCTGGCGCTGGCGCTTTATGCGGTAGGGTTCGCCGCCATGCATCGGCTGGCCGCCTATTGGGGCGGCAGCGGCTTTTATTCGCTCTGGTTTCCGGCGGCCGGGCTGCGGCTGGCACTGCTCTGGCGGCGGGGCGCGCGGCTGACCCCGGCGATCGCGCTGGTCGAGATCGCGGTCGACGTCACCCTGACCCCGGCGGTGCTGGCGGGGATGCCCTGGACGGTCGCCATCTGGGGCATTGCGCGCCCGGTGCTGGCCTACGGCGCGACGATCGCCGCGATCGGCTGGCTGGCGGAGCGGCGGGGGGCTGCGCTGCTGACCGCGCCGATGCCGCTGGGGCTGGCGCTGGTGCTCGCCCCGCTGGCCGCCGCACTGAGCGCGGTGCCGCAGGCGTTGACCAGTCCCGAGCTGACCGGTGTGTCGAACCCGCGCGAAGTGGTCGTGTCGCTCGCCGCCTTTGCGGTCGGCGATCTTCTGGGCACCTTGTTCATCGCGCCGCCGCTGTTGTGGATCGCCGATGCGGTGTCGGGCCGGGCGCACTGGCGCTGGCCGCTGCCCTCTCTGCTCGCCGGGCTGGAGACGGCGGGGGTGCTGGTGCTCGGCCTGGGGCTGGCCGAGCTGCTTGATCGGGCGGGGTTGGGGATGCAGCCCGCGCCGGTGCTGGTCGCGGTGGCGTGGATCGGGTTG carries:
- a CDS encoding uroporphyrinogen-III synthase yields the protein MAVVVVRPEPGHAATIAALQEVGLEARSLPLFSARAVDWTPPEPDTVDALLFTSAQGVRLAGSALDPIRHKPVIAVGPATAAAAREAGLAVALTGAADAATVVAQAQAQGYERLLHLAGRDRVETGAMARIVYAADPVAVAPDAVAALAGQIVLIHSARAAARLAELVDRAALPRAAVALVAISANAATAAGSDWRTVAIAEAPRDDAMVAAAQALTRAAATGISGV